From a single Lolium rigidum isolate FL_2022 chromosome 7, APGP_CSIRO_Lrig_0.1, whole genome shotgun sequence genomic region:
- the LOC124674804 gene encoding norbelladine synthase-like has protein sequence MKGSLCHEFQTDLPAAEVWEVYGSLLIGQLVPQLLPDMLSKVELVDGDGGVGTVLLLTFPPGTPGLEFYKEKFVKVDNQNYVKEAIVVEGGFLNYGFTEYLVRFEITRKTEETSVIRSTIEYEVDEDHISNTSLVSTSAVAAIAEAITRYIKEQKSSEQAPKKTPDKQSQ, from the exons ATGAAGGGGAGTCTTTGCCATGAGTTCCAGACTGACCTCCCTGCTGCTGAGGTGTGGGAGGTCTATGGAAGCCTCCTTATTGGACAGTTGGTGCCTCAATTGCTCCCTGACATGCTCTCAAAGGTCGAGCTTGttgacggtgatggtggcgttgGAACAGTCCTGCTTCTCACCTTCCCTCCTG GAACTCCTGGAttggaattttacaaagaaaagtTCGTGAAGGTCGACAATCAAAATTATGTGAAGGAGGCAATAGTAGTAGAAGGAGGATTTCTGAATTATGGCTTTACGGAGTATTTGGTACGATTTGAGATTACAAGGAAAACAGAAGAGACATCTGTAATAAGGTCAACCATTGAATATGAAGTCGACGAAGACCACATAAGCAATACATCCTTGGTCAGCACCAGTGCTGTAGCTGCTATTGCTGAGGCCATCACAAGGTATATCAAGGAGCAGAAAAGTTCTGAGCAAGCTCCAAAGAAAACCCCAGACAAGCAAT
- the LOC124674546 gene encoding serine/arginine-rich SC35-like splicing factor SCL30A isoform X1, with protein sequence MARGYSYSPSPPPRGYRGRGRARSPSPRGDRFGAQGRDIPTSLLVRNLRRDCRPDDLRRPFGQFGRLKDVYIPRDYHTQEPRGFGFVQYFDPADAADAKYYMDGQVVLGREIAVVFAQENRKKPGEMRTRESSRGHSRGRSYDRRYSPSPRARQSYRGRSYSRSPSPQYSRRRFREESYSRSPADSRSRSPTPSDGRYGRSARRERSVSVSE encoded by the exons ATGGCAAGGGGCTACAGTTACAGTCCATCCCCGCCACCAAGAGGCtacaggggaaggggaagggcacGCAGCCCAAGTCCACGTGGTGATCGTTTTGGTGCCCAAGGTAGAGATATCCCGACCAGTCTTTTGGTCAGGAACCTTCGCCGGGACTGCAG GCCAGATGATCTTCGTAGGCCATTTGGGCAGTTTGGCCGTCTGAAAGATGTGTATATTCCAAGGGATTACCATACTCA GGAGCCGCGAGGATTTGGGTTCGTCCAGTACTTCGATCCTGCCGATGCTGCTGATGCAAAATACTATATGGATGGACAGGTTGTTCTTGGCAGAGAAATAGCAGTTGTGTTCGCCCAGGAGAACAGAAAGAAGCCTGGTGAGATGAGAACCAGAGAAAG TAGCAGAGGCCATAGCAGAGGCCGGTCTTACGATCGGCGGTACTCTCCTTCTCCGAGGGCCCGGCAATCTTACCGAGGCCGTAGCTACTCAAG GTCTCCCTCTCCTCAGTACTCAAGGCGCAGGTTTAGAGAGGAGTCTTACTCACGTTCACCCGCTGACAGCAGATCAAGGAGCCCAACGCCTTCTGATGGGCGTTACGGAAGGTCTGCGCGAAGAGAGAGGTCCGTCTCTGTTAGCGAATGA
- the LOC124674546 gene encoding serine/arginine-rich SC35-like splicing factor SCL30A isoform X2: MQMQLRLLLKRTEDIVTGLRDLQVLMKSLKSVLVLLRLTAVREPRGFGFVQYFDPADAADAKYYMDGQVVLGREIAVVFAQENRKKPGEMRTRESSRGHSRGRSYDRRYSPSPRARQSYRGRSYSRSPSPQYSRRRFREESYSRSPADSRSRSPTPSDGRYGRSARRERSVSVSE, from the exons ATGCAAATGCAACTAAGATTACTATTGAAGAGAACGGAAGATATAGTTACAGGTTTAAGAGATTTGCAAGTCCTCATGAAGAGTTTGAAGTCTGTATTAGTACTCTTACGACTTACAGCTGTAAG GGAGCCGCGAGGATTTGGGTTCGTCCAGTACTTCGATCCTGCCGATGCTGCTGATGCAAAATACTATATGGATGGACAGGTTGTTCTTGGCAGAGAAATAGCAGTTGTGTTCGCCCAGGAGAACAGAAAGAAGCCTGGTGAGATGAGAACCAGAGAAAG TAGCAGAGGCCATAGCAGAGGCCGGTCTTACGATCGGCGGTACTCTCCTTCTCCGAGGGCCCGGCAATCTTACCGAGGCCGTAGCTACTCAAG GTCTCCCTCTCCTCAGTACTCAAGGCGCAGGTTTAGAGAGGAGTCTTACTCACGTTCACCCGCTGACAGCAGATCAAGGAGCCCAACGCCTTCTGATGGGCGTTACGGAAGGTCTGCGCGAAGAGAGAGGTCCGTCTCTGTTAGCGAATGA